The Montipora capricornis isolate CH-2021 chromosome 3, ASM3666992v2, whole genome shotgun sequence genome window below encodes:
- the LOC138040387 gene encoding tigger transposable element-derived protein 6-like has protein sequence MTVAGEEADVSPQTLESWKERSKELIKGWKPENDWNMDETGCFWKGIPDVSLSEKGKRCSGGKQSKKRNTWAFFVNAAGGKEDLLIIGHAVQPRCFKHLNDRKRPYGCYYFSSKKAWMTNDIMDNILSSLNQRLQRRQRNILLFLNNAPCHSTNLEGKFSNNTLKFLPKNTTSKTQRLDSGIIASWKCKYKKAPFTSCLQQSQWIQ, from the coding sequence ATGACTGTTGCCGGAGAGGAAGCAGATGTCAGTCCACAAACACTAGAGAGCTGGAAAGAACGATCCAAAGAACTGATTAAGGGATGGAAGCCAGAGAACGACTGGAACATGGACGAGACTGGGTGCTTTTGGAAGGGTATTCCAGACGTTAGCCTCAGTGAAAAAGGGAAGAGATGCAGTGGCGGCAAGCAgtccaagaaaagaaacacTTGGGCATTTTTTGTGAATGCTGCAGGTGGAAAAGAAGATCTCTTAATTATTGGCCATGCTGTTCAGCCTCGTTGTTTCAAACATCTGAACGACAGGAAACGGCCATATGGATGCTACTATTTTAGCAGCAAGAAGGCGTGGATGACTAACGATATTATGGATAACATTCTTAGCTCATTAAACCAGCGCTTACAGCGACGGCAAAGGAACATTTTGCTCTTTCTGAATAACGCGCCTTGCCACTCCACAAATCTCGAGGGAAAATTTTCGAACAACACCCTGAAGTTTTTGCCCAAAAATACCACGTCAAAGACACAGCGACTTGACAGCGGAATCATCGCAAGCTGGAAATGTAAATACAAGAAAGCGCCTTTTACGTCATGTTTGCAGCAAAGTCAATGGATCCAGTAA